The Drosophila mauritiana strain mau12 chromosome 2R, ASM438214v1, whole genome shotgun sequence genome has a segment encoding these proteins:
- the LOC117137480 gene encoding uncharacterized protein LOC117137480 isoform X3, translating into MPEPLGLLWSVPESKSKAPIIKVSCGIGDTDGYPAFDVDSDAYATKDDSRWGFLITGGAEFHMPLTVFQVTPNGLADKAGIRLGDIILEINEEDASQLTLSQAHEKINSTPKKIHFLLRNMEEDDPMGQFEAGEEKSIVMRVPKPLPPPSGRIRASSIEMRLLEMQRKLSAIAEIPRILCSTLATVSQNFGRMSESEVDEDDVEEEAYVQRKFSYDEDALDFELRNGEQAGDTDSDGEDLVLVREEDAEHVDVPKGAKQSKLLKDVTPESDYASEANYPANEASDDTESDDEDEPGSTVYFMKLPAAAAADTYSSTEDEDDSDFLNTTYTWNLRNVPKLRINDAEAEGELTLGHQAREVPQQEQPQEKQPCLEPEPPKVRPATPTPKAPPQESAEGQTQKLLFRLDKLERSWPWADREKIIYKQSTCHLVPRKPLGLVGQRMQLLLKDKKE; encoded by the exons ATGCCGGAACCACTGGGTCTGCTATGGTCCGTGCCGGAGTCCAAGTCAAAGGCGCCCATCATCAAGGTGTCCTGCGGCATCGGCGACACGGACGGCTATCCCGCCTTCGATGTCGACTCCGATGCGTACGCCACCAAGGACGACAGCCGGTGGGGATTCCTCATCACCGGCGGAGCCGAGTTCCATATGCCGCTGACAGTCTTCCAG GTTACCCCCAACGGTCTGGCCGACAAAGCGGGCATTCGCCTGGGCGACATCATACTCGAGATCAACGAGGAGGACGCCTCGCAGCTGACGCTGTCCCAGGCCCACGAGAAAATCAACTCGACACCCAAGAAGATACATTTCCTGCTGCGCAA CATGGAGGAGGACGATCCCATGGGCCAGTTCGAGGCTGGAGAGGAGAAGTCGATTGTGATGCGGGTACCAAAGCCTTTGCCGCCGCCAAGTG GACGCATACGAGCCAGCTCCATCGAGATGCGTCTGCTGGAGATGCAGCGAAAGTTGTCAGCCATTGCCGAAATACCCAGAATCCTGTGCTCCACTTTGGCCACCGTGTCGCAGAATTTTGGCCGGATGAGTGAATCGGAGGTGGATGAGGATGACGTCGAGGAGGAGGCCTATGTGCAGCGGAAGTTCTCCTACGACGAGGATGCCCTTGACTTTGAGCTGAGGAACGGGGAACAGGCAGGTGACACTGACAGTGACGGGGAAGATTTGGTGCTGGTTCGGGAGGAGGATGCTGAGCACGTGGATGTACCGAAAGGTGCCAAGCAATCAAAGCTGCTGAAGGATGTCACGCCGGAATCGGATTATGCATCGGAAGCCAATTATCCGGCAAATGAGGCAAGCGATGACACGGAATCCGACGATGAGGATGAGCCCGGCAGCACGGTGTATTTTATGAAACTGCCAGCGGCCGCAGCCGCGGATACGTATTCTTCTACGGAGGACGAGGATGACAGCGATTTCCTGAACACCACCTACACGTGGAATCTCCGCAATGTGCCCAAGCTGCGAATTAACGATGCGGAGGCCGAAGGTGAACTGACACTGGGACATCAGGCGCGGGAGGTGCCTCAGCAGGAGCAGCCACAGGAGAAGCAGCCTTGTCTGGAACCCGAGCCACCGAAGGTGcgcccagccacgcccacaccgaAGGCTCCGCCTCAAGAATCCGCCGAAGGGCAGACACAAAAG TTGCTATTCAGACTGGACAAGCTGGAGCGATCCTGGCCCTGGGCAGACCGTGAGAAGATCATATACAA GCAATCCACTTGCCATCTGGTGCCACGAAAGCCACTGGGATTGGTGGGACAGCGAatgcagctgctgctcaaggacaaaaaggagtGA
- the LOC117137601 gene encoding uncharacterized protein LOC117137601 isoform X2 has translation MKNLRLICWRKTKRPWLMKFPRDVQAIVKSLIRKEERKLAIKDIMNRLKERDAEEMKKKQSGEQQEDQREDKIASKSQDSIQRHLSISQVEEQDDETLLWTKLGEDIDSDTRRNTDIAPAADTLDAANAEDEDMLDLIETPSESDSEAPVTERSESIDPMKVAVKSLMLVPSLSDISLPIAPVTSRKSSHSIKSNRSLIFKSAPTDDNSSFDSEESEEESTKGPSGSRTPMDQLYESVSFCESLAPIKDDFQRTTATKEDKNEYMGFEQLFPVITTQLEKDEIDIAAQLRTIETSQVIYDFINHLIHKVVMPEHRGTDEYIRARLDKEKLLVALQNEVHDYTSVRDHNKQLEERMVDYFRRTKNFRYFDHLPQNAEKSYSRRLDHALTYLSYGQERLNRVKEKYGILMTTAFLDLANAMNIVLSTEHHLEQTLKHVLVRPDAETDFLKRLVTRELRLMADHRNQISDARLLLMSQKHTLARILEKIRDVETVCDGVSLNDFISVQNKTIGLEKKLEERNIELKRQRRLYHTDLHITKHNREKSHELKNKIHLLNDNLLEKHKLKNKLKSELCRGKLEHKAIRRRMRDLTCQGGILAMPALMYDYDRTVAHVREKEKTVSRLRETLKSLTNQLHSIMAPRKKSSIIQ, from the exons ATGAAGAACCTCAGATTGATTTGTTGGAGGAAAACGAAGCGGCCTTGGCTGATGAAGTTCCCTCGAGACGTTCAGGCGATAGTAAAAAGTCTGATTCG AAAGGAGGAAAGGAAGTTGGCCATAAAGGACATCATGAATCGACTAAAGGAGCGCGACGCGGAGGAGATGAAAAAGAAGCAGTCTGGCGAACAGCAGGAGGACCAAAGGGAAGACAAAATAGCCAGCAAATCACAAGACAGTATTCAACGGCACCTGTCCATCTCACAAGTGGAGGAACAGGACGATGAAACATTGCTATGGACCAAGCTGGGTGAGGATATCGACAGTGACACCAGAAGAAACACGGATATTGCACCCGCAGCAGACACTTTGGACGCAGCTAATGCCGAGGACGAAGACATGCTCGATCTCATCGAAACCCCATCGGAATCTGATTCAGAAGCGCCAGTGACCGAGAGATCCGAGAGCATAGATCCCATGAAAGTGGCAGTTAAATCCTTGATGCTGGTTCCCAGTCTGTCGGATATTTCGCTGCCAATTGCACCGGTTACGTCAAGGAAATCCTCCCATTCTATTAAATCGAATCGATCATTAATTTTTAAGAGTGCCCCAACCGATGACAATTCAAGTTTCGATTCCGAAGAGTCGGAAGAAGAATCCACCAAAGGCCCCAGTGGTTCTCGTACTCCAATGGATCAATTGTACGAGTCCGTATCATTTTGCGAGTCTTTGGCACCCATAAAAGACGACTTTCAAAGAACAACAGCTACGAAAGAAGATAAAAATGAGTACATGGGCTTTGAACAGTTGTTTCCAGTAATAACGACACAACTTGAAAAGGACGAAATCGATATAGCAGCCCAACTAAGGACTATTGAAACAAGCCAGgttatttatgattttataAATCACTTGATACATAAGGTAGTCATGCCAGAGCATCGGGGAACTGATGAATATATTCGGGCGCGACTGGACAAAGAAAAGCTGCTGGTCGCGCTGCAGAATGAGGTGCATGATTACACGAGTGTGAGGGATCATAAcaagcagctggaggagcgAATGGTAGATTACTTCCGCCGCACGAAAAACTTCCGATACTTTGACCACCTACCGCAGAACGCCGAGAAAAGCTACTCCCGTCGCCTTGATCACGCCCTGACCTATCTGTCCTATGGTCAAGAGCGCCTCAACAGGGTAAAGGAGAAATATGGCATTCTAATGACCACTGCGTTTTTGGACCTCGCCAACGCCATGAACATCGTTCTCAGCACGGAGCATCATCTCGAGCAGACGTTAAAACACGTCCTGGTTCGCCCGGACGCCGAGACCGACTTCCTCAAGCGCCTGGTTACACGCGAACTCCGACTTATGGCCGACCATAGGAATCAAATAAGCGATGCCCGGCTGTTGCTCATGTCGCAGAAACACACCTTGGCCCGCATCTTAGAA AAAATAAGAGATGTAGAAACGGTTTGCGACGGTGTGAGCTTGAATGACTTTATTTCCGTGCAAAACAAAACGATCGGCCTAGAAAAAAAGCTTGAAG agcgaaatattgaattgaAAAGACAGCGCAGGCTCTACCACACCGATCTGCATATAACTAAGCACAATCGAGAGAAGTCCCACGAGCTTAAGAACAAAATTCACCTTCTTAACGATAACCTGCTGGAAAAGCATAAGTtgaaaaataaactaaaatccGAGCTGTGTCGCGGAAAACTGGAACACAAGGCCATTAGGAGACGGATGAGAGACTTGACATGCCAGGGTGGTATCCTGGCTATGCCCGCATTGATGTATGACTACGATCGAACTGTGGCCCACGTTCGGGAAAAGGAGAAAACGGTCTCGCGTCTCCGGGAAACGCTAAAATCACTTACCAATCAGCTGCACAGTATAATGGCACCTCGAAAAAAGAGCTCGATTATTCAATAG
- the LOC117137480 gene encoding PDZ and LIM domain protein 7 isoform X1 — protein MPEPLGLLWSVPESKSKAPIIKVSCGIGDTDGYPAFDVDSDAYATKDDSRWGFLITGGAEFHMPLTVFQVTPNGLADKAGIRLGDIILEINEEDASQLTLSQAHEKINSTPKKIHFLLRNMEEDDPMGQFEAGEEKSIVMRVPKPLPPPSEFTPTPLLGSRCWHPIMWQDPPEPPKPKKKKTKTQLDDEGNEVVIELSEDESSDEEEQELPHHRIIRNIRRFFAEVGDNQELRTNTIENMLMALPSASKAK, from the exons ATGCCGGAACCACTGGGTCTGCTATGGTCCGTGCCGGAGTCCAAGTCAAAGGCGCCCATCATCAAGGTGTCCTGCGGCATCGGCGACACGGACGGCTATCCCGCCTTCGATGTCGACTCCGATGCGTACGCCACCAAGGACGACAGCCGGTGGGGATTCCTCATCACCGGCGGAGCCGAGTTCCATATGCCGCTGACAGTCTTCCAG GTTACCCCCAACGGTCTGGCCGACAAAGCGGGCATTCGCCTGGGCGACATCATACTCGAGATCAACGAGGAGGACGCCTCGCAGCTGACGCTGTCCCAGGCCCACGAGAAAATCAACTCGACACCCAAGAAGATACATTTCCTGCTGCGCAA CATGGAGGAGGACGATCCCATGGGCCAGTTCGAGGCTGGAGAGGAGAAGTCGATTGTGATGCGGGTACCAAAGCCTTTGCCGCCGCCAAGTG AATTCACCCCAACCCCCCTGCTTGGCTCGCGTTGTTGGCATCCGATAATGTGGCAAGACCCCCCGGAGCCGCCGAAGCCcaagaaaaagaaaaccaaaacgCAGCTGGACGACGAGGGCAACGAGGTGGTCATTGAGCTCAGCGAGGACGAGTCGTCcgacgaggaggagcag GAGCTGCCCCACCATCGCATCATCCGGAACATCCGGCGATTCTTCGCGGAGGTGGGCGACAACCAGGAGCTGCGCACGAACACCATCGAGAACATGCTGATGGCCCTGCCCAGCGCCTCCAAGGCCAAGTGA
- the LOC117137878 gene encoding uncharacterized protein LOC117137878 — MQRSLLLLAVSAILFCAAVALPSRLTISEEAWLDHMLTLSEDSSELQELDESTGIHIRKRSAKDASSSSEEHKDQVKDKAKNKADSSGDSSSEEKTTPAAVEETTTEHSARKRRSTEDARIRSLCHSLNELYIEHPGRQSVYDKLYNFCKLRESRKRRQAADQKTSDESDLDAQDEKELDEQMALVEAELLKGKDNTSIEDYAQGCEVMEVSSKEANETTYAE; from the coding sequence ATGCAGCGTTCACTGTTACTACTGGCTGTGTCAGCCATCCTGTTCTGTGCTGCAGTGGCTCTGCCCTCAAGACTGACCATATCCGAGGAGGCTTGGCTGGATCACATGCTGACGCTGAGCGAAGACAGCAGTGAACTGCAGGAACTAGACGAGAGCACCGGAATCCACATTAGAAAACGATCTGCCAAGGATGCCAGCAGCTCCTCTGAGGAGCATAAGGACCAAGTCAAGGACAAGGCCAAAAACAAGGCGGACAGCTCCGGCGATTCCTCCTCCGAGGAAAAGACAACACCAGCTGCGGTAGAAGAAACTACTACGGAGCACTCTGCTAGGAAACGCAGAAGCACGGAGGATGCGAGGATACGATCCTTATGCCATTCACTGAATGAATTGTATATTGAGCATCCCGGTAGACAATCTGTATATGACAAACTGTATAACTTTTGTAAGCTAAGGGAGTCTAGAAAAAGGCGCCAGGCTGCCGATCAGAAAACCAGCGATGAGTCGGACCTGGATGCCCAGGATGAGAAGGAACTGGACGAGCAGATGGCGCTGGTTGAGGCGGAACTTTTGAAGGGCAAGGATAACACCAGCATCGAGGACTACGCACAGGGATGCGAGGTCATGGAGGTTAGCTCCAAGGAGGCCAACGAAACCACATATGCCGAATGA
- the LOC117138051 gene encoding uncharacterized protein LOC117138051 translates to MSQNPASMEEVLHVAEANEAGEKSEVDPVVVPAESTAEPEGISKPEEASQPVGDEPLEEKPQIEPAAITAQEATEEEQEAGTTEHVAIEATELGNEVQPTEASDELSPEEKKLKLKKERKERLKNFATTRFAPMAIESPVHFTPEHIEEIRDNEVEEEEHEQLVNFDEPTIGDGESVSSSVLTVESEDYPFQAPKLVSLFPTYGFTDGPVDRNIFQSDVKYEDIDYSVSLTGISIVSTRTLKTECDPDSVQLKTNFLRDFDVPSLSDISEEHDASPQSLDARSVISVQDDHGFFADPTSNMDSGSSSSSESIGDMDKEQQAEEAAPESEVDSLDVSDIPEFDEIPVVKRVEQNQGSLDAFSTLSKVAFAVPEVRDDPTISHALEIKAVVRELLYDLFEETASLSDVQNKDNKIRAKLDKDKLLSELDKVITTFLYERYTNEMVGNRLVEYYKRNRNARVFTPLSPENEKRFHTRYMHALDQLDSLKYRLDVAKHKHAIQMNRVILDLHSAQSVASITEERLEHLFREQLVRADSDNLRRLVDRELRMMTAKRNEISDSRLFLITRKHTLGRIMGKIKELDTLSETLSIEDFLAVQNNVFALQKKIEERNTDLKRMRTQFLMDVHLTRHNREKALALAENFELSKMRLRSAIKNQKVLRRRLYEVKLERKKMRQQSKDMTFHGGILAMPSLMYDYDNTVERLKEKRETVAKLKETMKSLQRRLSCVEGRSI, encoded by the exons ATGTCCCAGAATCCTGCCTCTATGGAAGAAGTCTTGCACGTGGCGGAGGCCAACGAGGCAGGTGAAAAATCCGAGGTAGACCCAGTGGTTGTGCCAGCAGAATCAACAGCTGAGCCCGAAGGGATCTCCAAGCCAGAGGAGGCCAGCCAACCAGTTGGCGATGAACCGCTGGAGGAGAAGCCACAGATCGAACCTGCGGCAATCACCGCCCAGGAGGCGACGGAGGAGGAACAGGAAGCGGGAACCACCGAACACGTAGCTATCGAAGCAACTGAGCTTGGCAATGAAGTGCAGCCAACGGAAGCCTCAGATGAACTGTCGCCAGAAGAAAAGAAACTGAAGCTGAAGAAGGAGCGAAAGGAGCGCTTGAAGAATTTCGCAACCACTCGCTTCGCACCGATGGCAATCGAGAGTCCAGTTCATTTTACACCGGAACATATTGAAGAGATCAGGGATAATGAGGTAGAGGAAGAAGAGCATGAACAGCTAGTCAACTTTGATGAGCCCACCATTGGGGACGGGGAGTCTGTGTCCTCGTCAGTTCTCACCGTCGAGTCAGAAGACTATCCATTCCAGGCACCCAAATTGGTCAGCCTATTCCCCACCTATGGCTTCACAGATGGCCCCGTTGATAGAAACATATTCCAATCGGATGTAAAGTATGAGGACATTGATTATTCGGTTAGTTTGACTGGCATAAGCATTGTGTCGACGAGAACGTTGAAAACCGAATGCGATCCGGATTCAGTCCAATTGAAAACCAACTTTCTGAGGGATTTTGATGTGCCGAGTCTGTCGGACATATCGGAGGAGCACGATGCGTCTCCACAGTCATTGGACGCTAGGTCGGTGATAAGCGTCCAGGATGATCATGGCTTCTTTGCGGATCCAACGTCGAACATGGACTCCGGCTCCAGCTCGTCGTCGGAATCGATTGGAGACATGGACAAAGAGCAACAGGCTGAGGAGGCGGCTCCAGAAAGTGAGGTCGACTCTCTCGATGTCTCCGACATACCGGAATTCGATGAAATACCAGTCGTAAAAAGGGTGGAACAAAACCAAGGTTCTCTCGATGCATTCAGCACATTGTCAAAGGTTGCCTTTGCAGTTCCCGAGGTCCGAGACGATCCAACCATTTCGCATGCTCTCGAGATCAAGGCTGTAGTCCGGGAACTACTGTACGACCTTTTCGAGGAGACGGCTAGTTTATCGGACGTCCAGAACAAGGACAATAAAATTCGGGCCAAATTGGACAAGGATAAGCTATTGTCCGAGCTTGATAAAGTCATCACCACATTTTTGTATGAAAGGTACACCAACGAAATGGTGGGCAATCGACTGGTGGAATATTATAAACGCAATCGCAATGCCCGGGTCTTCACCCCACTCTCGCcggaaaatgaaaaacgatTCCACACCCGATACATGCATGCCCTGGACCAGCTTGACAGTCTGAAGTATCGACTGGATGTGGCCAAGCACAAGCACGCCATCCAGATGAACAGAGTAATCCTGGATCTCCACTCCGCCCAGAGTGTCGCCTCGATTACTGAGGAACGCTTGGAGCACCTGTTCCGGGAACAGCTGGTCCGGGCCGACTCGGATAATCTGCGACGTCTAGTCGATCGCGAACTGAGAATGATGACAGCCAAGCGGAACGAGATCAGCGACTCCAGACTGTTCCTCATCACGAGAAAGCACACCTTGGGTCGCATAATGGGG AAAATCAAGGAACTGGACACACTGAGTGAGACCTTGAGCATCGAAGATTTCTTGGCCGTGCAAAATAATGTGTTTGCCCTGCAAAAGAAAATCGAAG AACGCAATACCGACCTGAAGAGGATGCGAACCCAGTTCCTCATGGACGTTCATCTCACCCGACACAATCGAGAAAAGGCGCTGGCTCTAGCGGAAAATTTTGAGCTAAGTAAAATGCGGCTGAGGAGTGCCATCAAAAATCAGAAAGTCCTGCGTAGACGTCTCTACGAAGTGAAATTGGAGCGCAAGAAGATGCGTCAGCAGTCAAAGGACATGACCTTCCACGGCGGCATCCTGGCGATGCCATCGCTGATGTACGACTACGACAACACCGTGGAGCGATTGAAGGAGAAGCGGGAAACGGTGGCCAAGCTCAAGGAAACCATGAAGTCACTCCAACGTCGGCTCAGCTGTGTAGAGGGAAGAAGTATATAG
- the LOC117137602 gene encoding muscle-specific protein 20 — protein sequence MSLERAVRAKIAGKRNPEMDKEAQEWIEAIIAEKFPAGQSYEDVLKDGQVLCKLINVLSPNAVPKVNSSGGQFKFMENINNFQKALKEYGVPDIDVFQTVDLYEKKDIANVTNTIFALGRATYKHADFKGPFLGPKPADECKRDFTDEQLKAGQTIVGLQAGSNKGATQAGQNLGAGRKILLGK from the exons ATGTCTCTTGAGCGTGCCGTTCGTGCCAAG ATTGCCGGCAAGCGCAATCCCGAGATGGACAAGGAGGCCCAGGAGTGGATCGAGGCCATCATTGCCGAGAAGTTCCCCGCCGGCCAGTCCTACGAGGATGTGCTCAAGGACGGTCAGGTGCTGTGCAAACTGATCAACGTGCTGTCGCCCAATGCCGTGCCCAAGGTCAACTCCTCGGGCGGCCAGTTCAAGTTCATGGAGAACATCAACAACTTCCAGAAGGCCCTGAAGGAGTACGGTGTGCCCGACATCGATGTCTTCCAGACCGTCGATCTGTACGAGAAGAAGGATATTGCCAACGTGACCAACACCATCTTCGCTTTGGGCCGTGCC ACCTACAAGCACGCCGACTTCAAGGGTCCCTTTCTGGGCCCCAAGCCCGCCGATGAGTGCAAGCGCGACTTCACCGATGAGCAGCTGAAGGCTGGCCAGACCATCGTGGGTCTGCAGGCCGGTTCCAACAAGGGAGCCACCCAGGCTGGCCAGAACCTCGGCGCTGGCCGCAAGATCCTGCTCGGCAAGTAA
- the LOC117137879 gene encoding uncharacterized protein LOC117137879 yields MRRSVLLLLISAIVLSAALALPANWKESESESEYHDYNELSEQQDLNSSIEKAISKRAAKDTSNSTDDDELTDGGNEDVNDKRDSSMESSWVGEHMLIVASEEEAESAVRRRRSGERNRNLSLLATICPYADFSQLENGITLNSRIEISDMYAICKTLPESGRAHPIQHSSD; encoded by the coding sequence ATGCGTCGATCTGTTTTGCTGCTCCTAATCTCCGCCATTGTGCTGAGTGCGGCACTTGCTCTGCCAGCGAATTGGAAGGAGTCCGAGTCCGAGTCCGAGTATCATGATTATAATGAGCTATCGGAGCAGCAGGATCTGAACAGCAGTATCGAGAAAGCTATCAGCAAGCGAGCTGCCAAGGACACTAGTAACAGCACGGACGATGATGAGCTAACGGATGGGGGCAATGAGGATGTTAACGATAAAAGGGACAGCTCAATGGAATCCTCTTGGGTGGGGGAACATATGCTGATCGTGGCATCCGAGGAAGAAGCGGAGTCCGCTGTCAGAAGGCGCAGGTCTGGTGAGAGGAACAGGAACTTATCGCTCCTGGCCACGATTTGCCCATATGCTGATTTCAGCCAATTGGAGAATGGTATTACCTTAAATTCTAGAATTGAAATCAGTGATATGTATGCGATTTGTAAAACTCTACCAGAGTCCGGTCGGGCACACCCAATACAACATTCCAGCGATTAA
- the LOC117137480 gene encoding uncharacterized protein LOC117137480 isoform X2 gives MEEDDPMGQFEAGEEKSIVMRVPKPLPPPSEFTPTPLLGSRCWHPIMWQDPPEPPKPKKKKTKTQLDDEGNEVVIELSEDESSDEEEQELPHHRIIRNIRRFFAEVGDNQELRTNTIENMLMALPSASKAK, from the exons ATGGAGGAGGACGATCCCATGGGCCAGTTCGAGGCTGGAGAGGAGAAGTCGATTGTGATGCGGGTACCAAAGCCTTTGCCGCCGCCAAGTG AATTCACCCCAACCCCCCTGCTTGGCTCGCGTTGTTGGCATCCGATAATGTGGCAAGACCCCCCGGAGCCGCCGAAGCCcaagaaaaagaaaaccaaaacgCAGCTGGACGACGAGGGCAACGAGGTGGTCATTGAGCTCAGCGAGGACGAGTCGTCcgacgaggaggagcag GAGCTGCCCCACCATCGCATCATCCGGAACATCCGGCGATTCTTCGCGGAGGTGGGCGACAACCAGGAGCTGCGCACGAACACCATCGAGAACATGCTGATGGCCCTGCCCAGCGCCTCCAAGGCCAAGTGA
- the LOC117137601 gene encoding uncharacterized protein LOC117137601 isoform X1, whose amino-acid sequence METEINEEPQIDLLEENEAALADEVPSRRSGDSKKSDSVKISMVSMSSNENSEERLKIIRKEERKLAIKDIMNRLKERDAEEMKKKQSGEQQEDQREDKIASKSQDSIQRHLSISQVEEQDDETLLWTKLGEDIDSDTRRNTDIAPAADTLDAANAEDEDMLDLIETPSESDSEAPVTERSESIDPMKVAVKSLMLVPSLSDISLPIAPVTSRKSSHSIKSNRSLIFKSAPTDDNSSFDSEESEEESTKGPSGSRTPMDQLYESVSFCESLAPIKDDFQRTTATKEDKNEYMGFEQLFPVITTQLEKDEIDIAAQLRTIETSQVIYDFINHLIHKVVMPEHRGTDEYIRARLDKEKLLVALQNEVHDYTSVRDHNKQLEERMVDYFRRTKNFRYFDHLPQNAEKSYSRRLDHALTYLSYGQERLNRVKEKYGILMTTAFLDLANAMNIVLSTEHHLEQTLKHVLVRPDAETDFLKRLVTRELRLMADHRNQISDARLLLMSQKHTLARILEKIRDVETVCDGVSLNDFISVQNKTIGLEKKLEERNIELKRQRRLYHTDLHITKHNREKSHELKNKIHLLNDNLLEKHKLKNKLKSELCRGKLEHKAIRRRMRDLTCQGGILAMPALMYDYDRTVAHVREKEKTVSRLRETLKSLTNQLHSIMAPRKKSSIIQ is encoded by the exons ATGGAAACAGAGATAAATGAAGAACCTCAGATTGATTTGTTGGAGGAAAACGAAGCGGCCTTGGCTGATGAAGTTCCCTCGAGACGTTCAGGCGATAGTAAAAAGTCTGATTCGGTGAAAATTTCAATGGTTTCCATGTCATCAAATGAAAACAGTGAAGAAAGACTGAAAATCATTAGAAAGGAGGAAAGGAAGTTGGCCATAAAGGACATCATGAATCGACTAAAGGAGCGCGACGCGGAGGAGATGAAAAAGAAGCAGTCTGGCGAACAGCAGGAGGACCAAAGGGAAGACAAAATAGCCAGCAAATCACAAGACAGTATTCAACGGCACCTGTCCATCTCACAAGTGGAGGAACAGGACGATGAAACATTGCTATGGACCAAGCTGGGTGAGGATATCGACAGTGACACCAGAAGAAACACGGATATTGCACCCGCAGCAGACACTTTGGACGCAGCTAATGCCGAGGACGAAGACATGCTCGATCTCATCGAAACCCCATCGGAATCTGATTCAGAAGCGCCAGTGACCGAGAGATCCGAGAGCATAGATCCCATGAAAGTGGCAGTTAAATCCTTGATGCTGGTTCCCAGTCTGTCGGATATTTCGCTGCCAATTGCACCGGTTACGTCAAGGAAATCCTCCCATTCTATTAAATCGAATCGATCATTAATTTTTAAGAGTGCCCCAACCGATGACAATTCAAGTTTCGATTCCGAAGAGTCGGAAGAAGAATCCACCAAAGGCCCCAGTGGTTCTCGTACTCCAATGGATCAATTGTACGAGTCCGTATCATTTTGCGAGTCTTTGGCACCCATAAAAGACGACTTTCAAAGAACAACAGCTACGAAAGAAGATAAAAATGAGTACATGGGCTTTGAACAGTTGTTTCCAGTAATAACGACACAACTTGAAAAGGACGAAATCGATATAGCAGCCCAACTAAGGACTATTGAAACAAGCCAGgttatttatgattttataAATCACTTGATACATAAGGTAGTCATGCCAGAGCATCGGGGAACTGATGAATATATTCGGGCGCGACTGGACAAAGAAAAGCTGCTGGTCGCGCTGCAGAATGAGGTGCATGATTACACGAGTGTGAGGGATCATAAcaagcagctggaggagcgAATGGTAGATTACTTCCGCCGCACGAAAAACTTCCGATACTTTGACCACCTACCGCAGAACGCCGAGAAAAGCTACTCCCGTCGCCTTGATCACGCCCTGACCTATCTGTCCTATGGTCAAGAGCGCCTCAACAGGGTAAAGGAGAAATATGGCATTCTAATGACCACTGCGTTTTTGGACCTCGCCAACGCCATGAACATCGTTCTCAGCACGGAGCATCATCTCGAGCAGACGTTAAAACACGTCCTGGTTCGCCCGGACGCCGAGACCGACTTCCTCAAGCGCCTGGTTACACGCGAACTCCGACTTATGGCCGACCATAGGAATCAAATAAGCGATGCCCGGCTGTTGCTCATGTCGCAGAAACACACCTTGGCCCGCATCTTAGAA AAAATAAGAGATGTAGAAACGGTTTGCGACGGTGTGAGCTTGAATGACTTTATTTCCGTGCAAAACAAAACGATCGGCCTAGAAAAAAAGCTTGAAG agcgaaatattgaattgaAAAGACAGCGCAGGCTCTACCACACCGATCTGCATATAACTAAGCACAATCGAGAGAAGTCCCACGAGCTTAAGAACAAAATTCACCTTCTTAACGATAACCTGCTGGAAAAGCATAAGTtgaaaaataaactaaaatccGAGCTGTGTCGCGGAAAACTGGAACACAAGGCCATTAGGAGACGGATGAGAGACTTGACATGCCAGGGTGGTATCCTGGCTATGCCCGCATTGATGTATGACTACGATCGAACTGTGGCCCACGTTCGGGAAAAGGAGAAAACGGTCTCGCGTCTCCGGGAAACGCTAAAATCACTTACCAATCAGCTGCACAGTATAATGGCACCTCGAAAAAAGAGCTCGATTATTCAATAG